Sequence from the Gracilinanus agilis isolate LMUSP501 chromosome 6, AgileGrace, whole genome shotgun sequence genome:
ctcctcccaggcAGCCAtgtaacaaaaaactttttaaaaaggaaaaagaagggggggcagctgggtagctcagtggagtgagagtcaggcctagagacaggaggtcctaggttcaaacctggcctcagccacttcccagctgtgtgaccctgggcaagtcacttgacccccattgcccacccttaccaatcttccacctatgagacaatacaccgaagtacaagggtttaaaaaaaaagaatatatataaaaaggaaaaagaagggagtagctaggtggctctgtggatagagagccatgcctagagatgggagatcctggtttaaatctggtctaagacacttccctagctatgtgaccttggacaagtcattagtCATTGCTTTGCCcttcttgcttttctgccttggaaccaatacacagtattgattctaagaaggaagatgaggctttaaaaaaaaaaagaggaattagaGAAAATCCagtaaaataatcaataaaatctGATATTTTGCTATTTTATGCAGAATTCTACCCCTTTGGACCTCCCTTGCCCCCACCAacttcttctcattctcttctttggggttttcttcaagCCCAGTAATCTTCTAGACACTTACATATTGGTTGTCTGGCCAGGACTCCCCATCAGTGGGCCTCTCtactgtttctagttctttgctgccacaaaaagtgctgctgtcCACGTTCTGGGGTGGGAAGCCTTTCGTTTTGTCTTGGCTTCCTTGGCATATATGCCTAAGCAGTGGGACGAAGGGTACAAACATTGATCTTAGGCACTTTTATTTGCCCAATTCCAAACCACTTTTCAAATTGGACGGTCCAGCTCCTGCATCCCGGCGCCGTCTGTGTCGCTCCTCCGACTTTGACTGTTGGTGTCTTTTATCATCTCTGCCAATTCACTTGCTAAGAGGGGAAACCCagagtgttgttttgatttgcgtttcccTTATTCTTGgggatttggaacattctttctgTTCACTGTTAAtagtaattcttttgagaactgttccTATCTTTTCAGTTATggctaactcttcatgacccaagcAAAGATACTGGgcggtttgctgtttccttctccagctcattttacagattagaaactgaggcaaacaggtttatgtaaatgtttgaggtcagatttgaacttcagtcttcccaactccaggccctgTCCTtttgtgccagctagctgccatgTTCCTATCTTTAGACCACTTCTCTTGAGGAAtacttaggtggcacagtggatagagtgccaggagttaggaagaatcatcttcccaagttcaagtctggccccagacactGTATCCAACCCTATCAGATACTCAGCATCAGTTTTTTTTCCTGGTTGACTGTTTCCCTTCTTatattaaatgcatttgttttgtttctgggGAAGTTTTTCAGTTCCATGGAAGCACAGAGGCCTATTTGATCTCGTGTATTTGCCTCTTTCTTTGGTTTAAGAATCCATCCCCTACTCCTTTAATAGAAGCTCCTCACGGGCAGGAGGGAGGCCGTGGTTGGAGCTGAGGGCCGGACATCCCAGTGCTAGCTCAGAGCCCAGGGAATGGCGGTGGGAGTAGAAGGGCAACAAGTGAAGGAAGTACTGCCTTGGGGGACAGAAGGGCCTTTTTGTGCCACCCTGTCTGTCCCACGTGTGAGCTCTGCTTCTGCCTCATCCTAGACACCTCCAGGAGCCCAAAGGCTGCCCGCTTTCGCGTCTAACCTCTtccattttgcaaaccttagtcTAAGGGAAGCCTTGAGGTGACAGAGAGCCAGTCTGCCGATGCTGAGCCCCCCCCACCTCCTAAGCCAGACCTGAGTCGATACACAGGCCTTCGGACTCACCTCAGCCTGGCCACCACCGAGGGTAAGAGCTGGTCGGACCCTGCAGGGGCCTGGCAAACGGGAGAGCCAGCCTGAGCTGTGGGGAGAGCAGGATGGAGGGTGGGCCTTCGAAGCGAGGCTTGGGGACTGCATCCTGTCTGCTGGAGACTTGGATCACTATTGAAAGGGTGCGGTCCCCAGCCCTTCTGCCATCAGCCTGGGCATCATGACCCTGCCTGACCCAAGCAGCACATTTGGGGGGCCTGGTCCCATCTCCAGAGTCTCCTTTGACTTCCAGGGAGAGTCAGAAAAGACCAGCTGGGTGCCCCTGGGCATTTTCCATAGGAGCTAATTCTGGGAAGGCTCTGCCGGACGCCTGCCATCCTCATGCCTTTGTTTCCCCTGCAGATAGTCTGTTGAGCAAGGACAACCCCCCCACACCCACCATGTACAAGTATCGGCCTGgctacagcagcagcagcacctcTGCCGCCATGCCTCACTCGTCCAGTGCTAAGGTACGGCCTGTGCCCCcgggggagaggggagggcacCCAGGGCCTGCTGCTGACTCCTTAATGGGGGTTCTTGAGCTCTGGGGGCTCCCATGGGACCCCAGCCTCCCAGAGCAGGCCTTCTCAAGCATCTCTGCCGGCCTTCCTTCCTCAGCTAAGTCGAGGAGACAGCCTGAAGGAGCCGGCCTCGATTGCCGAGAGCAGCCGCCACCCCAGCTACCGCTCAGAGCCCAGCCTGGAGCCGGAGAGCTTCCGCTCTCCCACCTTTGGCAAGAGCTTTCACTTTGACCCACTGTCCAGTGGCTCTCGGTCCTCAAGCCTCAAATCAGCCCAAGGCACCGGCTTTGAGATGGGCCAGCTGCAGTCGATCCGCTCCGAGGGCACGACGTCCACCTCCTACAAGAGTCTGGCCAACCAAACCCGCAACGGGAGTCTGTCCTACGACAGCCTGCTCACCCCTTCGGACAGCCCCGATTTCGAGTCGGTGCAGGCAGGGCCAGAGCCAGACCCCCCCCTGGGCTacacctctcccttcctctcgGCCCGGCTGGCCCAGCAGCGGGAAGCCGAGAGGCACCCGCGGCTGGTGCTGGCTGGCCCCCCGCCACGCGAGCCCTCGCCCGTGCGCTACGACAATCTGTCGCGCCACATCGTGGCTTCCCTTCAGGAGCGGGAGAAGCTGCTGCGCCAGTCACCCCCCATGCCCAGTCGGGAAGAGGAACCCTGCCCGGGAGACTCGGGCATCCAGTCGACGCCGGGCTCTGGTCATGCCCCCCGTACCAGCTCATCTTCGGACGATTCGAAGCGCTCGCCCCTGGGCAAGACTCCCCTGGGCCGCCCGGCTGCTCCCCGCTTTGGGAAGCCAGAAGGGCTTCGGGGCCGGGGACTGGGGTCCCCTGAGCCGGCCCCAGCCGCCCCGTACCTGGGCCGATCCACATCTTACAGCAGCCAAAAAGGCCAGTCTGGTGTCCCTGAGTCAGAGGAAGTTGCCTTGCAGCCATTACTGGCACCCAAGTAAGTATAAGCTGCCCTGCAGGCATCTCGCCCTTCCCGCCCTCCCCAGGTCTAGCCAGGCAGGGCTCAGGAGAGCACCCTGAGGAGATCCCCTGCACGgaggagggggtggtggtgggggggtgaGGAGCAAAGCTCCATCGTCCTCCCCTCCCCGAGCTCTCCCTGACTTCCTGTCCTTCCTTCCACAGAGATGAGGCACAACTGAAGACTGCCTACAGCAAATCCAACGGGCAGCCCAAGACCCTGGGCTCTGCCTCCCCTGGCCCTGGCCAGCCTCCCCTCAGCAGCCCCACCCGGGGAGGAGTCAAGAAGGTGTCGGGGGTGGGTGGCACCACCTATGAGATTTCAGTGTGAGCCCCCGGGGCCGCCTCCGTGCCTACACCAAAGGGCCCTGAGTGGCTACCCTGCTCCCCCCAAGGGGCTCCCCTCCCCTGCATGGACACTCGTCAGACCACAGATCCCAAGAGGAGGAGGAGCTTTTAAAAACCACCACGATGGAGGCGGGGGAAGTTGGGGAGAGTGGGGCACCCACTGCTAAGGCAGCAGCTCCTATCTGAGACTCACTCTCCTCCTCCCAGCCCTCCCCAACCCTGGGCCAGACTCAGTGGACATTTGTGCAATTGCTTGCCCTGGAGGGAACCGGATCGTTTTTAaaccagaaataattttttttattattgttacggattctatttttttcctcttctgcgTTACCaggtgtgtgtgtacatatatatatatatatatattataaatatcaaagaaattatatatctaccctgggatggggaaaggggaagagaagggtgaGCACTGGGAGAGAGGGGAGCTttgctccctcctctctctgctcCTCAGACCAACGGGAAAAGGGGTAGAGGCATGGGAGGTTCTAACTCCTGCCCTCCCCTTCCCTGTggcttctcctctcttctccccttcttctgTCCCTGCAGGGAGAGAGGGATCAAGCAAGGAgcttgaggagaggagagatgccCTTCTCCCTCTGCAGCGGACTTGCTCACGAGGGATGAATTTGGGGATGATGCAGTCCGTTTTCTAGTCTCATTGGCACTTGATTTCCTCAGTGGGCAAGGCCTTGCTGCCTGTCCCACGAGGTAGCAGGAAGAGCTGGCCTAGCCCAGCTACCACATCACTGAATCCCAACCCCCC
This genomic interval carries:
- the ZDHHC5 gene encoding palmitoyltransferase ZDHHC5, producing MPAESGKRFKPSKYVPVSAAAVFLVGSTTLFFAFTCPGLSLYVSPAVPIYNAVIFLFVLANFSMATFMDPGIFPRAEEDEDKEDDFRAPLYKTVEIKGIQVRMKWCATCRFYRPPRCSHCSVCDNCVEEFDHHCPWVNNCIGRRNYRYFFLFLLSLTAHIMGVFGFGLLYILYHMEELSGVRTAVTMAVMCVAGLFFIPVAGLTGFHVVLVARGRTTNEQVTGKFRGGVNPFTNGCCNNVSRVLCSSSAPRYLGRPKREQTIVIRPPFLRPEISDGQIAVKIMDNGIQGELKRTKSKGSLEVTESQSADAEPPPPPKPDLSRYTGLRTHLSLATTEDSLLSKDNPPTPTMYKYRPGYSSSSTSAAMPHSSSAKLSRGDSLKEPASIAESSRHPSYRSEPSLEPESFRSPTFGKSFHFDPLSSGSRSSSLKSAQGTGFEMGQLQSIRSEGTTSTSYKSLANQTRNGSLSYDSLLTPSDSPDFESVQAGPEPDPPLGYTSPFLSARLAQQREAERHPRLVLAGPPPREPSPVRYDNLSRHIVASLQEREKLLRQSPPMPSREEEPCPGDSGIQSTPGSGHAPRTSSSSDDSKRSPLGKTPLGRPAAPRFGKPEGLRGRGLGSPEPAPAAPYLGRSTSYSSQKGQSGVPESEEVALQPLLAPKDEAQLKTAYSKSNGQPKTLGSASPGPGQPPLSSPTRGGVKKVSGVGGTTYEISV